A DNA window from Anaerocolumna sp. AGMB13020 contains the following coding sequences:
- a CDS encoding GNAT family N-acetyltransferase codes for MEGALVFQKGNKEEVQEIFEVFSEGIKEMIANGIYQWDEVYPTMEDLENDLENEELYVGKAEGDIGVVFVLNQDFDDQYQNGKWVLKTEDFMVIHRLCVHPKFQNQGLGKKTLLHIEEILKSQGIKSIRLDAYTLNPFALRMYNSLGYSVVGEANWRKGKFYLMEKILNDKGENQGLT; via the coding sequence ATGGAAGGAGCATTGGTATTTCAAAAAGGCAACAAGGAAGAGGTGCAGGAAATATTTGAGGTGTTTTCAGAAGGCATCAAAGAAATGATTGCCAATGGTATCTATCAATGGGATGAAGTATATCCAACTATGGAGGATCTTGAGAATGACCTTGAGAACGAAGAACTGTATGTCGGTAAAGCGGAAGGAGACATCGGAGTTGTATTTGTGCTGAATCAAGACTTTGATGACCAGTACCAAAACGGTAAATGGGTTCTTAAAACAGAGGACTTTATGGTAATCCACCGTTTATGTGTACACCCTAAATTCCAAAACCAGGGTTTGGGTAAAAAGACTTTGCTGCATATTGAAGAAATACTAAAATCCCAGGGGATTAAATCCATTCGTCTGGATGCCTATACTTTAAATCCCTTTGCATTAAGAATGTATAATTCTCTGGGATATTCAGTGGTTGGTGAAGCGAATTGGAGAAAGGGTAAATTTTACCTGATGGAGAAGATCCTGAATGATAAGGGAGAGAACCAGGGTTTAACTTAA
- a CDS encoding histidine phosphatase family protein, with product MTTIYFIRHAQPDFTVQEDAARPLTVKGRADTALVTEYLKDKDILEVLSSPFLRAVDTVKDFAEGIGLSVKTVYDFRERKVDSLWIEDFTAFTKKQWADFDYKLTDGESLREVQERNIKALEDVLLANDGKNIAIGTHGTALSTILNYYDNTYGYEDFDRMRSLMPWVVRMQFEGTKCIDIMKINILQGEI from the coding sequence ATGACAACTATTTATTTTATAAGGCACGCTCAGCCTGATTTTACGGTACAGGAGGATGCAGCCAGACCACTGACAGTTAAGGGGAGAGCAGATACTGCTTTGGTAACGGAGTATTTAAAGGATAAAGATATACTGGAAGTGTTATCCAGCCCTTTTCTAAGAGCAGTTGATACCGTGAAAGACTTTGCAGAGGGGATTGGTCTGTCCGTTAAAACGGTATATGATTTTAGAGAACGCAAAGTGGACAGCCTGTGGATTGAAGACTTTACAGCCTTTACAAAGAAGCAATGGGCTGACTTTGATTATAAATTAACCGATGGGGAAAGCCTGCGAGAAGTACAGGAGAGAAATATTAAGGCCCTTGAAGATGTCTTGCTTGCAAATGATGGAAAAAACATAGCAATCGGAACCCATGGAACTGCCTTGAGCACCATATTAAATTATTATGATAACACATATGGATATGAGGATTTTGACCGCATGAGAAGTCTGATGCCCTGGGTTGTAAGAATGCAGTTTGAGGGCACAAAATGTATAGATATCATGAAGATAAACATTCTGCAGGGAGAAATTTAA
- a CDS encoding ABC transporter ATP-binding protein — protein MKQLLKNLVFLEKLSKKICPYYYYSKTLDEIIQIATTSIYIFMPKRIIDSMLRGDAWNTVLREILFFITAISITKIIDLATRTYRNVNTNRADVDTVKHYSGICSELDYEKFESAEVRDLIEVIMYRVRGTVVVDFYVKITSTFIQVILFSALLYTLNPLFLLVLFIIALIRIFIKSKINNIESDTIPDFKKNGRHFRYIDNSLVNFLFAKEIRINNVDKLFEKKYEDNIRERYDLNTTYNKRIFKANSMKLSADALEMLALYGYAGYKSFIEEITLGSFTMYITTVNYFTNAISNLINLLLDLIHTLDYVKKYNELTEMIHHETREKIDITKFPSEPYLFEFSNVSFKYPHTEKLVLKNINLIIKPGEKLSIVGENGTGKTTFIKLICRIYVPTSGKILLNGIDIQTLEQKDYACIIAAVFQDFKLFSFDIEDNILLNMPKDAAKLQSVIKKADLEDKINKLSDGVYTYIDKEFVEDGVEFSGGERQKLALARAYYKDSPMVIMDEPTASMDPVAELNLYKRFNDIIGKKTVIFISHRLASTKFCDKVVVLANGMIIEQGTHDELMRQQGNYYEMFHMQSKLYTGDKTIGFEAEMAELE, from the coding sequence ATGAAACAATTATTGAAAAACTTGGTTTTTCTAGAAAAATTGTCTAAGAAAATATGTCCATATTATTATTATAGTAAAACTTTGGATGAAATAATACAAATTGCAACAACAAGTATTTACATTTTTATGCCAAAACGTATTATAGATTCTATGCTCCGAGGTGATGCATGGAATACTGTATTACGAGAGATTTTATTCTTTATTACTGCTATCTCTATTACAAAAATAATAGATTTGGCAACTCGTACTTATAGAAATGTTAATACCAACAGGGCAGATGTTGATACAGTTAAACATTATTCTGGAATTTGTTCGGAATTGGATTATGAAAAGTTTGAAAGCGCTGAAGTTAGAGATTTGATAGAAGTAATTATGTATAGAGTAAGGGGAACAGTAGTGGTAGATTTCTATGTGAAAATAACCTCTACGTTCATTCAGGTTATACTGTTTTCTGCATTATTATATACACTTAATCCCTTGTTTCTTCTGGTTTTATTTATAATTGCATTAATAAGAATTTTTATAAAAAGTAAGATAAATAATATTGAAAGTGATACAATACCTGATTTTAAAAAGAATGGACGCCATTTTAGATATATAGATAATTCACTGGTAAATTTTTTATTTGCTAAAGAAATACGAATCAATAATGTAGATAAGTTGTTTGAGAAAAAATATGAAGACAATATAAGAGAAAGATACGATTTAAATACAACTTATAATAAGCGAATATTTAAAGCAAATTCTATGAAACTTTCAGCGGATGCATTAGAAATGCTGGCGCTATATGGATATGCTGGATATAAATCGTTTATAGAAGAAATAACTTTGGGAAGCTTTACAATGTATATAACAACTGTAAATTACTTTACTAATGCAATATCTAATCTGATAAATCTGTTGTTAGATTTAATTCATACACTCGATTATGTAAAAAAATATAATGAACTAACAGAAATGATACATCATGAAACTAGAGAGAAAATAGATATAACAAAATTTCCAAGTGAACCTTATCTTTTTGAATTTAGTAATGTCAGTTTTAAATATCCTCATACAGAAAAGCTGGTATTAAAGAATATCAATTTAATAATTAAACCAGGAGAAAAATTATCTATTGTTGGTGAAAATGGTACAGGTAAGACAACATTTATTAAATTAATTTGTAGGATATATGTACCAACCAGTGGAAAAATACTCTTAAATGGTATAGATATACAAACATTGGAACAAAAGGATTATGCTTGTATTATAGCAGCTGTTTTTCAGGATTTCAAACTCTTTTCATTTGATATAGAGGATAATATATTACTAAATATGCCAAAAGACGCAGCAAAACTTCAGAGTGTAATTAAAAAAGCTGATCTAGAGGATAAAATTAATAAGCTTTCGGATGGAGTCTATACATATATTGATAAAGAATTTGTAGAGGATGGTGTTGAGTTCTCAGGAGGGGAGCGCCAGAAGTTGGCACTAGCCAGAGCTTATTATAAGGATAGTCCAATGGTAATAATGGATGAACCAACGGCTTCTATGGATCCAGTTGCAGAATTAAATCTTTATAAAAGATTTAACGATATTATAGGAAAAAAGACAGTTATATTTATTTCTCATCGGCTTGCGTCTACAAAATTCTGCGATAAGGTTGTTGTATTAGCTAATGGCATGATTATTGAACAGGGGACTCATGATGAATTAATGCGCCAACAAGGAAATTATTATGAAATGTTCCACATGCAATCAAAACTTTATACAGGAGATAAGACTATTGGTTTTGAAGCCGAAATGGCAGAATTGGAGTAG
- a CDS encoding ABC transporter ATP-binding protein, with protein sequence MRMDERQSDTIYRLVRKDIAKLASKIPYYEAEKPETKDFIKMVQDSVDISLLLHMIFDLLRQIITLIGLATIVLTIHPLFIVLITFVLVLRIISNQGMRILWEKWRKTINVANRKVNYMVSVMNDIGYGKEIRINGLQKWFTDKMSEAIEHYLREMENYNHEIQKKNSIVESVVIIQECIIYVVLAYRVVMDKMLIGDFSMYLSGISSFSNCLSGIIDSISNLLKEGQFLEQYRIMVERERQSKVTHLNSQVINRDKAITICFEHVSFHYPNSQKLILDDINFELKSNQSLSIVGLNGAGKTTIVKLICKLYRPTKGRILLNSIEINEIEDLEYRKILGVVFQDYQLFAFSVLDNVALVPPYDEQKAWKTLQMSGLETKLRSLNRGIHTSMSKELDMFGVEFSGGESQRVELARVLYKEASIIILDEPTASLDPIKEYQLYNTMHEFTLDKCVIFISHRLPSTKFTDYIMVLKDGHIIEYGTFGDLMKDTNGYFYNMYNLQCQHYL encoded by the coding sequence ATGCGTATGGATGAACGTCAATCTGATACTATATATAGATTAGTGCGCAAAGACATTGCTAAGCTAGCGTCGAAGATCCCATACTATGAAGCTGAGAAACCAGAAACAAAAGATTTTATTAAAATGGTTCAGGACTCTGTTGATATTTCATTATTGTTACATATGATTTTTGACCTTCTAAGACAGATAATAACTTTAATTGGACTAGCAACAATTGTATTAACAATACATCCACTATTTATAGTTTTAATTACGTTTGTTTTAGTTTTACGTATAATATCTAATCAAGGAATGCGGATTTTATGGGAAAAATGGAGAAAAACTATCAATGTTGCTAATCGTAAAGTAAATTATATGGTGTCTGTAATGAATGATATCGGATATGGTAAAGAAATCAGAATAAATGGTTTACAGAAATGGTTCACTGATAAGATGTCTGAAGCAATTGAACACTATTTAAGGGAAATGGAAAATTATAACCATGAAATACAAAAAAAGAATTCCATTGTGGAAAGTGTTGTCATTATTCAAGAATGCATTATATATGTTGTACTTGCTTACAGAGTGGTAATGGACAAAATGTTGATAGGAGATTTTTCAATGTATCTTTCTGGTATATCATCATTCTCAAATTGTTTATCTGGAATTATTGATTCTATTTCCAATTTACTAAAAGAAGGACAATTTTTAGAGCAATATCGTATAATGGTAGAGAGGGAAAGACAAAGTAAAGTTACTCATTTAAACTCACAGGTAATCAATAGAGATAAGGCTATTACAATCTGTTTTGAACATGTTTCTTTTCATTATCCAAACAGTCAAAAATTAATTTTAGATGATATTAACTTTGAATTAAAATCAAATCAATCTCTTTCGATAGTTGGTTTAAATGGTGCAGGTAAGACAACGATAGTTAAATTAATCTGTAAATTATATAGGCCTACAAAAGGGAGAATTTTATTAAACAGTATTGAAATTAATGAAATTGAAGATTTAGAGTATAGAAAAATATTGGGAGTAGTATTTCAAGATTACCAACTTTTTGCATTCTCAGTTTTGGACAATGTTGCGCTTGTTCCGCCATATGATGAACAAAAGGCATGGAAAACATTGCAAATGAGTGGATTAGAAACGAAATTGAGGTCCCTTAATCGTGGAATACATACCTCAATGTCAAAAGAATTGGATATGTTCGGGGTTGAGTTTTCAGGAGGAGAGAGTCAGAGAGTTGAGTTAGCCAGGGTATTATACAAAGAAGCATCTATTATCATTTTAGATGAACCAACAGCATCATTAGATCCTATAAAGGAATACCAATTATATAATACAATGCACGAATTCACATTGGATAAATGTGTTATATTTATTTCACATAGACTGCCATCAACTAAATTTACAGATTATATTATGGTACTTAAAGATGGTCATATTATAGAATATGGAACATTTGGTGATTTGATGAAAGATACAAATGGTTACTTCTACAATATGTATAATTTGCAGTGCCAGCATTATTTGTAA